The Lolium rigidum isolate FL_2022 chromosome 2, APGP_CSIRO_Lrig_0.1, whole genome shotgun sequence genomic interval TAGTGGACAAGCCAACGGTCGATGTCGTCTCATGCTCTAGGTTTCTTTGGTTTGCTCTCTCCCCCTCCCTTAGCATTATCTGTTTATTAATCTTAATTGTTGCAAATATCGTTGCTTTGGACATTGATTATCATACAATGGCTTTCCAAAGATTTCTGCATTGGTGTTTAACATTGCATGGTCGATTCGACAAAAGTTGATCTTTGAATTGGACATAGTAAATTGTTCCCtaagcatgtaacgcttgatcttGCTATGCTTGGGTTTGGACACAAACAAATTGTGCTTACTACTACTGCCAAAATATAAAGTCCAAATGGTGCTTACTACTACTGTCAAAAAATTAAAATGAAATGATGATTACTGTATTCATGACTTTTATTGACTGAACATACAGTCTGTCTATTTGAACTAAGATTGTGATGGATAGTTCTAACGAAAGATACTTGCTGCCTTAATAATGTAAGGAAAGTTATACTCAGCATGTTCTATGGAAAAAAATCTAGCTGAACATGTAAGTGGAATTCAGAATTATCACCCTTTTCATTTGCCATGTTTGTAGTGGGGGTTGAATTATCTTCAGCAAAATACCCCATGTTTTCTTGACCCTCATCAGTGTAAGCTTCAATAATTTTATTTACTTAATATACAACAGTAATATTAGAACCATATATAATTGCGGATTCCAAAGTAACGACCACTGTTATCTTACTCCTTGGTGCTGGAAAGTGGTGGTAGTAGAACCGTATAAGTCTCAGACAATTACATGTATCTCGCCAATTAGGCCAATCTTGGTGCTGAATCGTGTTATGTTGGGTGTGCACCTATATGGGGTAGTAGCAGCAATGAAAGACTCATGGACCCACCCAATAGAAGTTACATAATCTAGAGTTGAAGCCAATTTCAGAACACTAGGTTCTCGAATCTCCCCTGATCCAGAAGCTTGGAAGCGCAGATGGAGGACTTTTGATATCTATATACAAGGTGGCTTAGAAGCTTAAATTTTTTCTACTCTCTACTACTCTTAGCTCATATACTGTGATTAATGCATTTTTTATTGTTATCTGTATAGGGAGAGGGCAAGGAGCAGAATTCTGACATAAGAGAGGCTGCAAGAGAGTGAATTCTTTTGTTGTTGTAAAGAAGGATTATGTTGTTCGTGTGGCAAAAAGCTTCCTTGATATCCATATCTTCTGGGCTGGCAAGGGTGCTTGCTGCATTCTTACTCAAGGCTACTGTGGGCCTGTAATATCGGCTTATGTTAGTTTTTGTGGGGCAGGTAAAAGAGCCCATGTTAGTTTGCATGTTTATGTTAAGGTACATTAGGATGCCTTCATAGAGAACTTTATTTATTCCAAGAGAGCTGATACATACTCTATGTTACTGTACTCTCATTATGTGCAttagttttaaaattttaatacGGAGTACTGCAGAAGTGTTCTATGCTTCATGAAATGACATGATAAGCAGAACTGTTTCTTATGCTTGCTGCATGCTACATATACCTGGTGGATCACGTTATGGACCAGCGTTTAAAATATGGGAAGTACACTATCTGCCTTTAGAGTTGTCATCATCTGATATGCttccttatgttcaaggccgcaaGCAATTTTAGTTAATTAGCAAGTCATTTTTTTCCTCAAGTTTAGGACTGCAATGGTAGCACTAAAATATGATTTGTTTATTATTTGACTGACATTTTTTATGATAAACTTTCTCCTTTAATGGTCTTCTTTGGTATCCATTCATTTTCAACTCAATAATTTGTAATTGTTTGACCTTTTTCTTCTTGGAACAGATAAATGTTCTGTTGGGGTGAACATGTTACTAGAGGATGTTTTTACAACTCATTATATCATGGTTTATATAGATTTAGTATTCTCATATTTATTAATGGGGGCACGTGTTGCATCATTGCATATGTATACGATTATGTGATATCGGTACCTTTATAGATATGAAATTCTCTTCAGTTCATGCATTTCCCAATCATTTGTCTTCCTATTTGTTTACTAACAACTTTAGATGTCTCTGATGGTCTGATTGTACTAATAGTTTATGTAAATCAATATTATTCTTTTACGTTAATAAATTTGCATGCCGTTGGTTGGCTATGCCTTAGCTGAACAGTAACTCTTCAATCATGCGCGAACTGATCTTAAGTTTAAAAAGATCTTGTCACACAAAGGTATAATCTTAACAAACAATCCAATTATGTTTTTTATAGTTAATCTAACTCTCTTTGCTCCACTATTTTGGAGTGATATTTCTGCTTTTATGGGTGCTTATTTGGGATCTGATGTTTCTGATAGCTCTAGAACTATCGAAGTTTGTGTTCTTCTGAAATTTGAGCCTTTTGTTTTGTCCTAATGGTTCCTGGCTTCCAGACGTGGATGGCTTCTATGTAATACAAGTGCAACTTTATCAAAGCAAAATCCACTACTTACAAACCAATTATTTTTGGTCTAGGTAATCCATCATATCATATGTCATTGCTTCTTGCACGGTTAAAAGGGCAAGCTTAACAGATTCTTGCATCTACCATCTACAGAGAATAGTGTCTATCTACAGAGATCAAATATGCATgtcaattttttttcctttttgcatTTGCTAAGcattttctgccaggttgatctaTCATTTAAGAATGTCCTCAAGAAGATGCGATGCAGTTTTTTCCTATGTTCACAGCTTGTGTCATGCTTATGTACCTGACAATACTACGTTGAAGAATGCTCCGGGGAATTAATCATTGGGAATGGGAAGGGCTGCAGGCTCCAGGGTGTTACCATTCAGAATGGTAAGGAATGTAGGCATCATTGAGAATGGGAAGGACTGCAGGCTCCGGGGAGTTACCATTCAGAATGGTAAGGAATGTAGGCTCCGGAGAGTTACCATTTAAAATAGCAAAGCAGGATTCACTGAAGCCTTGTTTCCAGTTCCTTTTACCACTGCTCTATTCAGTCTTGTTTAACGCATCTGAATGATTGTACCAATAAAGGCGATAAGAGGTGTGTGAGAGTCTTTCATTTGTATTGCAACTGAATATTCGTGTAAAATATGTACATATATATGCAACGTTTATCTATGAGTTGCACACCCCCAAGCCCCCAGTTTTCCTTTGCACTAAATTTTATTTAGTGTCAACTTTTTCAGTTTTATGCACCATGATCTGCTATCTCTGCAGTCGGACATTAGTCTCTTCTCCCTTCTCAGTTTTTGTTAACAATTCCTGAATTGGTGTGATAATTATTTATATTGCTTTTGACTTCCGAACGATGAGATTATACATTATGATTGGATTATATAAGAATAATATAGCCTGCAATTTCCTAACGAGTTTATATTGACCTAAACCAAAAGATGAGCAGAAGTTGCTCCGGCAGCATTCATACGCCGAGATATAACCACAATAGATTATAAACGCTTGAAGAATCATACATCTAGAGAAGCGTGCTTTTCGATAAGAGATAATATATTTGGTAATGTTTGGTATTTGGGTACATGAATACATCGTGAACAGGAAACAACATATTAGAATATTTGCATGAGTCAGAAATTACACAAGAAAACAGTTCAAAATTTCAAGAAATCATCCTACATTTAGGTATCAAATTATAATTGTGTCTGTGTCCataaaggatgtctcaactttgtcaaaatatACATTTATCAACACATGTTTTATTGTCTATATATATTGCcaattttgataaaattgagaCGTTCTTTTCTGAAAAGATGGAGTATTATATTTGATACAATATAGGTTTGTtgtcgtgcgttgcacgtgcgtGTTTACTAGTAGGTTCAGATTAGAGAGAAGGAAGAGGAATAGAATGTGCATTAGTTTGTTCTGTGCAATGATAATGTATTGGAGTTGTCTCCAAATGCGACGACTGAAATTCAGTCAGTAATGCTATCTGTGCAAATGTCTCCAAGTGCAATCACACTGTTTGCAGATTTTGAGTTCTGTTTTATGTAAAAGATATTCAGATCAAGGGAAGGACTCGCCGGAGAGATTGTGAACGAGGGAGTGCGGTACCGAACGTGAAGGTTAATGTTTCGTGCGAGATGAGCGGGCAGGGGAAAAAGCTGGCTTGCGTGCACTTGGCACCCTAATCCTCCCCTAATCCCAATTTCCCAGTGACACGTTAGCATCTCAGGCAAACAAACGAGCGTATAGGGAAAATAAGCCGGGATTGATTGGGATTAAATAGTTCAGGGTTCTATTTTCAGGGATTAGGAGTTCAGGGTTTGTTTCAGACTTGATCTATGAATTTAAGGTTTAAAACAGACTTTTGCCTTTATTGAACCGCCATGGAATTATTGAATCGCGCTGGATGAAAAGATGCCATTGGGTTCACCAGTAGGCCCGGTTCCACGTCAACGCGATTGCAGTTACTAGAAAACTGACAAAGTGTGTCAGAGATACGGGAACTTAGAATACGGTGATGGATGTATTGAATTAATTGAAAAGAAATACAGGCCCGCCATATTTCCCAGTTCAGCGTTTGCCCTGAATCACAAAATTCACAATCACTCTACCAGTATCAGTCCGGCAGTAGCTCGGCCGTCAGTGTGTGTAGTGTACCCATGACAGTATCCAGAAGTTGACATCCGTTTAGACCTGACAGATTCCTCCTTTTCCAAGCTGAAATGTTCGGCAGGGGTCTTGGCACGTCGTCGTCCATGAACCGATGAACGGGACAACCGGCGACAGTTTCGTAGAGTGCCCCTGCCATGCCAGCGACCGCGCGCATCGCCATCGGTTCACACAAAATATCGCCGTGCCCGTTGACATGAGTGCGACCAAAGTGCGTGATCAAATAGTCCAAGCCTCCAAGGTAAGGAACGCGATGGCTTGGTCAGTGACTTGTCGCACACTGGTTTCTTTCTTTTATACTAGTTGTAGTAGAGTAGTATACTGTATAATGTACCACGAACACGGTTTCTTTCTTGCCGAGTCGTCGTCTCTTGAGCTAACGGGCCTAGCTAGAACTTCGATTTCTCTAATCGCATCCGAACTACCCCCATGAACGCCTTTTGATCTCGCAATCAGGTGTGGCAGTTTCGGAGTACGCGCATACACTGACACACACTCAATCGACCCTATATATATCAACGCCAGGTTTTCTGCTCCCTCCACGGCAAACTTGCTTCTAGCCTTTCTCGACCCATCACTAGTGTTCAAGCCTTCCATTCCTGAAAGCTTATCACCACCTCCCTCGTCAGAGTCCCGATAATCCCGATAGCCTCAAGGCATTCCGTGAAGAAACCTAAAGCCAGCCGCGATGACGCAAAAGATCGTGATCAAGGTGGAGATGTCCAGCGAGAGGTGCCGGTCAAAGGCGATGGCGCTGGTGGCGGCCACATCGGGGGTGGACTCGGTGGCGCTCGCCGGAGATCCCAAGGAccaggtggtggtggtcggcgacggcgtcgaccccgtcaagctcaccACCGCGCTgcggaagaaggtcggccacgcgCAGCTCCTGCAGGTCAGCGACgccaagaaggaggaggagaagaagaagccgGCGGAAGCCGCCACTGCCGCCACCGCTGTGGAGTACCCGTGGCACTACTACCAGTACTACCCTTCGCATTCGGTGCCGGTCTACGAGCACCCCGCCGGCGCCTATGGTTACCAGCAGTACCACTCCCGGCCAAACACATGCTCCATAATGTAGATTGAGCTGACGGATTTTTGTAAACGGCAGGGTACACGAAAGGTTGCATGTCTACGACCCTACGCATAGAGGTCTTGAGTATAGTCTTTTTGTTCTTCGATCAGGGTGTTAGTAGAGTCGCAAATTCCAAACGTGGATTTGCGTAGTGTTGTTATGTAGtattaattaatttatcaattcATTTGCCTCTCATTTGAGTAGTCACTACGGGAATTTGATTTATGGGATTTGCTAGTTTTTTTTTCGAGGAATaaatttgctagttctcagctagccgAGAACTAAATTCGTGCTGAGTCAAGTCCTACACCGTTAAATTTGCTTCATAATTTGTGGTAGTTATCAATTGCAATATTAATTACAACTGAAAtttcagtcgactgagaaatagccACACCCTTAATTTATAGAGTATTAAAACACCCAGTATACCCCAAAGCATacatttttttcactttttagAGTTATTAAAGTAGACGCACTACAATAAAAAAAATTTATTTCTAAGGTCTTCAGGGTGAAACCTAAGGTCTTTTGATCGGGCGATGGCtgcgcttgtgcactgttccttcttggaggcgtcgtttttggagagcctagagttcaggtgttgtcttggtggtggatgtattgttgctgctacgGCTTGAATACCGTAGCAAGactttttattttttagttttattttttactttttagctgtgtgcatccgtacttccATTAgagcattgcgttgttgcagaggctggatgtaattgatatctctcgatattaatgtaTTTCCTTTATGGAAAAATTTCAAACTACCCATGTGTTGTAAATTTGTTTTCTTTGAAATGTGATGTATATGGTGGTCCAACTTGTGGTCCTCTTCAGTTAACAAATTCCGGACTCCCACGGTGAAAAGAGCACCCATGGTAAAGGTGCTGCACCCAATCTAGCCTAGCGCCTCTTGATAGCGGCCCATGTTGTCCATGCCCTAACACACActtcagaaaataaaaaaactacAACCTCACTATACCGATCGGAGACCATATTATTTCTGAATAAGAGGCTTTCCCCTCATCTCCACTAATAGGAACCACACGTTGGCTACAGATGAAGCGCGTATGAAACCGTGCTTCCCGGCGTGTTCATGGTACGCGCCATGTGTCATGGATTGGTAGCCAGTAGAATTCTAATCCTACTTGGTGCAGGTAAGCATATATACGGTCTATTTTATGGTCCAAGCATACCCGTCCTGTACGTTCTTTGAGGAATCTAAAGAATGGAGAAGAAAGCTATGGAATCACATGCGTGTGCTCCTCGATGCTGCCTTTGCATATGATCACTCCAAACCGCTATTGATAGATGTCGCAACTGGTCATAGCTACGACCGGTCAAGGATGAGCGAGAGGGTAGTTAATATAATTAAGCTGTGTAACCGTATTATATATAGCCAATTTACAAATATGCATGCATTCAACCAGTTCAAGATTAAACAAATGCATCTTGGTGCGCCTTCCTTTTCGTTTGATGGAGCACAGTGACGCGAAACAGCGCACTCCATTTCCCTCTAATATAGACAACACTATAGGTTTCGCAAAATAATAATATATATTATAAACGTGCAAAATGCTTATATTTCAGGctagacaaaaataaaaaaatctaacAAATTTTGGAGTTTTGAGACTTCGTCCTGTTCACTGTTCTCATATCACATTTTTGTCATTTCTGCGTAGCTGCTTATAGTAGTATATTATTGCCTAGCTAGTAGCTACGCAGAatatttttcagttttttttttactttgaaatatgatttttttcaaaTAAAGAGCACATCCTCCGGCTAAAACATCTTGCTGTTTTGGGCTACtaattaagagcatctctagtggttCCTCTATATGATTCTCTAAATGCGTATAGGTGACCATGAGCTGAAAAAACGCTTTCAGTGGCTCATCTAAACGACCATCTAAATATACAGGACCATCCATTTCCTCTACTCATTCACCAAATCTGGAGGACGAAGCGACGACCATCCAAAGTAAAATCCTTCCCCGTGGACGTGTCCCCACATACATCTGAGATCAAGAGGTCTACTTGACAGTGACTAAATAAAAAATATAGACGTTCCACTCGAAAAATTTAGGACATCTAAAAGAGAATCTTTATAGATGATCATCTATATGAAGATATAAAGGTCCTCATTTAGAGGaaccactagagatgctctaagcattgCTCTGAATGTACCTGTCCTACTAAGGTACTCATGAGTCATTACAGTATATCTCCCCGAAAACCGGAAATCTCGTTACCCTCCGAGAAACACTCCTACCGTTACATTTGAATTTGTACTTCAGAAAAAGACGGTTGACTAACATACGAACGCTTTCATTTACTCATAGAAGATAGAACGGTCTGTTGTGGTGGTAAGTTTTGGCTAAATTATCAAAAAAGTAGCATGTACTCCCACGGGATTCGAACCCACGCCTGGTCTGTTCAAAAAACACTGGCCTAAACGCTATGCCTAGCAAGCCTTATAGTGTACAAaggatatttttatttttattttaaggtttaaatttttttaaattctGTTTGAATTAATTCGCTCGGTAAATTCCTGAGATTTCCGAGATTTCACGGTAACCGTTAATTCCGGTGCTCTCGGGTAAAAATTGTTAACCGAGAAACACCCCTACGGAGTCCATTTTCCACACTGTAAGGTAAGGCAATTCAGCCCATCAGGAGTCTTCGCACGTCGTCCATGAACGCGACAGCCGGCGACAGTTTCGTCATGCCCGTACCACACGGTGCTGACCAGTGACCGCGCGCGTCGTCCATCTTGCCGTCGCTGTCTCCGTCGCCGTCGAGAGGAGTACGATAGAACGGCATCAGCGTCTGTTTAAGCTCTGCTCCCTGTACGTTGTCGCGTTTTCCGAGCATACACATGAGAGCAGCAAATGTTCTTTGTCCCCCAACAAGATTCCGAATCAAGAAGATGGAGTAGTACTTGCCTTAACAACCGAAGACCCCCAGGTCAAGCATCAAATGCTTGCTTTGGTCACCAAGTTGGGCACTGACTAGCTAGTCGCACTCTTGTTTCTTGCCGAGTCGCCTCTCCAGCTAACTGACGCACCAGGTCATAAACAAATTCCCATCTTTCCCCAAAAGAATCTTGCTAACTACTCACGGAAACGCCTTTTGATCTCGCAATCACACGGTGTGGCAGTTTCAGAGTACGCGCATACACACACTCGCATCACTGACTGACCAGCGGCACTATATATATGGACCTTAGGTCTCTGCTCCCTCCAAGGAGAACTTGCTTCTAGCTTGCTACTCTCACTTCCTCCATTAGCCTAAAACTTGATTCCGAGTTTCCAACCTCCTGTGTGGCTGTGTTCAGCATCCCGGTAGCACTCTGTGAAGAATTCAATTCAGAGCACGCCGCGATGACGCAAAAGATTGTGATCAAGGTGGATATGACGTCCGACAGGTGCCGGTCCAAGGCCATGGCGCTGGTGGCGGCGACGTCAGGGGTGGACTCGGTGGCGCTGGCCGGGGACGGCAGGGAccaggtggtggtggtcggcgacgGCATCGATTCCGTCAGGCTAACCACCGCGCTGCGCAAGAAGGTAGGCCACGCGCAGCTCGTGCAGGTCGGCGAAgccaaggaggagaagaagcccgctgccgccgccgtcgagtaCACGTACCAGTACTACCCTTCGCACGCGGTGCCGCTCTACGAGCACACCGCCGGCGCCTACGGTTACCAGCAGTACCACTCCCGGCCGGGCACCTGCTCCATAATGTAGACAAGAGGTTTGCAGGCAATCGCAAACGTACGTATATAGTAGTTCTTGGGTATTCTTTCTGTTTAGGCGTTTAGCTTTCGTTGCGTTGGTTGTTGTCAAAGCTTCCTGTAGTTAATTGATGGATTCATTTGCAGCTCAGCCGAGTAATAATGCTACTCCTTTCGTATTCAAATTAATTATCACAGGCTTAGGCAAAATACTATCTAAATCTGTCTAGGATTTATGGAATCTAGAACAACTAATTTAGATTAGAGGTACAGTAGTATCAGAAATTTCGTGCCAAAACAGTTGCACGGAGGTCTGGGACCACATGATGATCGATTGGGAACGACCCGGTTTTTGCAATCCGAAGCCACGAGCGAGCTAACTGGAACATGATTGCGATCCATTTGAAATTACGATTTTGAATATTTTTAGTCGACTGAAAATTAACTTAGAGCTCATCATGTCTTCGGCGTTTGGATTTGCATCGTGGTTTATGCTAGAGGTGGGTTGCAACATGAAATTAACTTAGGGCTCAATCTAGTTCGAAGTGAGTTGAAAATATATTATTTGAAATTACATGTGGGTTGCAGCTAAATTATTCCAAATGCAACTGAGAAAAGAAATAGTTCACACTTTATAAAATCATAGCGTACGGTGAAATAAGCTAATTTTTAGTCGTGTGAGAATTAGACCAACCCTTAAAATTAAAGACTCAAGTTCTTACAAACTATTATATCTTTTCTTTATCTTAGATCATAGAATAAGAATTCTCATATTTCTATGGAGGTGTGGCAGGTAGGCGTGGTGTGCATCTAAGGCTTGGGGTTCGAGGGGGTTCGAGGCATGGTGGCTGATTGGCTCCTGTTTGGGTCTATGAGGGTGAGGCTGTGAGTGAAAGCCGTATTCAGCGGTGGACGAAGTCGTTGGCATCGGTGCCTACACATCTCGTTCCTGATTTGAGGTTGTCGATGGAGCAGCTCTCACTTGCGCGCCTCGACATGCCATGAAAAACCCTAGGGGCGTGATTGGTTGCTCGCGAACCCATTTCTGCACTCGTTGGGCCCAAAAAAAAATAGCCGTTTGGTTGCCCTGGTCGCACCGAAACACTGCGCCGCACGAAGTTTAAAGCAAACCAAAACATGGCACGGGAGGCACTCTCGATTCGGTGATTTTTTCGGGGATAGgtctgatggtgctccggtgatggcgccagacaatcttgtttgCAGTTGttatggaagcggttgggaaacctcaagaggaaggtgtgatgagcacaacaacaagttttccctcggtacgaaaccaaggtttaatcgaccagttggagaaagacgtgacttctgaaggtgttgctggctggctagtggcagggcgcactaccagcgtcacTAACAATGTGGGACTTGcacacaacacaaacaaagtactttgccacaacttacagtgaggtcgtAAATCTCactgttttgctgaacacaaaggattagacgtatcgagtggaaacagATGTTTACAgagagtaaacagaacaggattgcagtagaatttatcagtaaagaaaACATGacagaggtccacagttcactagaggtgtctctccataaagataaataatatattgggtgaacaaattacagctgggcaattgacagaatatcgaccattacatgacaagatgattactacgatatttgatatgggcattacaacataatacatagaccgtaatccaactacgtctatgactaataatccacattcaggttatcatccgaaccccgttcagtattaagttgcaaacaacagactatcgcattaagcaatgtgtgtaaagtaaataatagaattaccctcggataaaacttgttattttctccctagtagcaacatcacatctacaatcttagaagttaatgTCACTCtctcagaaaactagaggcatgaacctactatcgagcataaatactccctcttggagtcacaagcatctacttgctgagtatctactagcaacggagagcatccaagatcacaaataacatatgatatgaatatataatcaatctcaacatagtatacaatatttatcggatcccagcaaacgcaacatataggattacataaagatgatcttgatcatgtagggcagctcacaagatctatacatgaagcataaagtggagaagacaaccatctagctactgctatggacccatattccagggatgaactactcacgcatcacttcggaggcgggcatggcgatgtagatgcctccggcgatgatttccccctccggcagggtgccgggaagagcttcagaaccccccgagataggttctgcgatggcggtcgcgacggaacttttcgtggatggaggcttggttatctagggttttcccgagaagatgtataaataggcggatgatttaggtcggtgggtgccTGGTGGGCCTAGACCCCCCCTTGCGCGGGCCAGGCCGTGCCATGGGGTggtttggccgccctgtggcgcctcgtcgacccccctctggacttcatctttgtttcggtaaaatattaacttcggcttttgtttcgttcaatctcgagaatatttctgtacaacttttctgaaatacaaaaacagcagaaaacatggaactgacactgtgacatcttgttaataggttagtgccggaaatcatgtaaaagtgcaatgaagtgtaagcaaaacatatatgaattgatgtaaaacaagcatggagcatcgaaaattatagatacgtttgagacgtatcatggcccTGGCgagtgcctgatacgtctccaacgtatctataatttctgatgttccatgctagttttatgacaatacctacatgttttgttcacactttatatcgttttgatgtattttccggaactaacctattaacgagatgccgaagtgccagttcctgttttctgctgtttttggtttcggaaatcctacaaaggaaatattctcggaattggacgaaatcaacgcccaatatcttatttttcccggaagcttccagagcaccgaagaggggccagagaggagctagggggccccaccccacaaggcggcgcggccaaggggggagggcgcccccctatggtgtggctccaccagggcccttccgactccgcctcttcgcatatttaagccttcgtgacctaaaacttcgacaccgattgacgaaactccagaaagactccagggacgccgccgccatcgcgaaac includes:
- the LOC124690327 gene encoding heavy metal-associated isoprenylated plant protein 47-like yields the protein MTQKIVIKVEMSSERCRSKAMALVAATSGVDSVALAGDPKDQVVVVGDGVDPVKLTTALRKKVGHAQLLQVSDAKKEEEKKKPAEAATAATAVEYPWHYYQYYPSHSVPVYEHPAGAYGYQQYHSRPNTCSIM
- the LOC124687756 gene encoding disease resistance protein Pik-1-like yields the protein MTQKIVIKVDMTSDRCRSKAMALVAATSGVDSVALAGDGRDQVVVVGDGIDSVRLTTALRKKVGHAQLVQVGEAKEEKKPAAAAVEYTYQYYPSHAVPLYEHTAGAYGYQQYHSRPGTCSIM